The Vitis vinifera cultivar Pinot Noir 40024 chromosome 12, ASM3070453v1 genome has a segment encoding these proteins:
- the LOC100265982 gene encoding uncharacterized protein LOC100265982 gives MYLEMSSPAPCTRSWSISEDSLRRYVYFASESCIQELLSASDTTRVGNSSDGWKVLTLDNGVEISKRRSGSLHTFRSRWLLRSVSPEQFITVANAIDAAKQWDSDLVEAKYIKDLEDNLSIIRLRFGESSKPLFRNREFIVYERRETMDDGTLVVAVASLPKEIAAGLHPKQNNAIRALLLQSGWVVEKLEDDSCMVTYVIQLDPAGWLPKCFVNRLNTKLVMIIENLRKQVQACPINGDV, from the exons ATGTACCTTGAGATGAGCAGTCCGGCACCTTGCACCCGATCCTG GTCCATCAGTGAGGACTCCCTGAGAAGGTATGTGTACTTTGCCAGTGAGAGCTGTATACAGGAGCTATTATCTGCCTCAGACACAACCCGGGTTGGGAACAGCAGTGATGGGTGGAAAGTCCTCACGCTCGACAATGGAGTGGAGATATCAAAACGGAGGTCTGGATCGCTTCACACCTTTCGCAGCCGCTGGCTGCTTAGATCAGTCTCACCTGAACAATTCATCACCGTGGCCAATGCCATTGATGCTGCAAAG CAATGGGACTCTGATCTTGTAGAAGCCAAGTACATCAAGGATCTCGAAGACAACCTCAGCATCATCCGCCTCAGGTTTGGAGAGAGCTCTAAGCCCCTCTTTAGGAACAGGGAGTTCATTGTCTATGAGCGGCGTGAAACCATGGATGATGGAACCCTG GTGGTAGCGGTAGCTTCACTGCCAAAAGAGATAGCTGCTGGATTGCATCCAAAGCAAAATAATGCAATCAGAGCATTGCTGCTGCAGTCAGGCTGGGTTGTGGAGAAGCTTGAGGATGACTCTTGCATGGTCACATATGTTATCCAG TTAGATCCTGCTGGATGGCTGCCCAAGTGCTTTGTGAATCGACTCAACACCAAACTGGTTATGATCATTGAGAACCTTAGGAAGCAAGTGCAAGCTTGTCCTATTAATGGTGATGTATGA